A window from Festucalex cinctus isolate MCC-2025b chromosome 4, RoL_Fcin_1.0, whole genome shotgun sequence encodes these proteins:
- the slc7a10a gene encoding asc-type amino acid transporter 1, with translation MADEGKRKKKDKNKDDRVTLKKEIGLLSACAIIIGNIIGSGIFVSPKGVLEHAGSVGLSLIVWVCGGGICVLGSMCYAELGVTIPKSGGDYSYVTEIFGGLVGFLLLWSAVLIMYPTTLAVIALTFANYVLQPAFQNCLPPYAATRLLATTCVLFLTWVNCSSVRWATRIQDVFTVGKLLALGLIIIVGLVQIGRGYYDALVPSAAFEFSQEPSVGQIALAFLQASFAYSGWNFLNYVTEEVVDPRKNLPRAIYISIPLVTLVYTMTNIAYFSSMTPEELLASNAVAVTFGEKLLGMFSWVMPISVALSTFGGINGYLFTSSRLCFSGAREGHLPYLLAMIHLKNCTPIPALLVCCFATIVILCIGETHNLINYVSFINYLSYGVTIASLLYLRKKKPDLMRPIKVNLLIPIAYMLFWVVLLCFSLYSEPVVCGLGMVIMLTGVPVYFVGVWWKNKPKWIYKVTEKLTYMGQKACYVMFPQEDPDEAQPLTSSKDRD, from the exons ATGGCGGACGaggggaagaggaagaagaaggacaAAAATAAGGACGACAGGGTGACATTGAAGAAGGAAATTGGACTTTTGAGCGCGTGCGCCATCATCATCG GCAACATCATTGGCTCGGGCATCTTCGTGTCCCCCAAAGGCGTCTTGGAGCATGCGGGCTCAGTGGGGCTGTCGCTCATCGTGTGGGTGTGCGGAGGCGGGATCTGCGTGCTGGGCTCCATGTGCTACGCCGAGCTGGGCGTCACCATCCCCAAGTCGGGCGGAGACTACTCATACGTGACGGAGATCTTCGGTGGGCTCGTCGG CTTCCTGTTGCTATGGAGCGCCGTGCTCATCATGTATCCAACAACGCTGGCCGTTATCGCGCTCACCTTCGCCAACTACGTGCTGCAGCCCGCCTTCCAGAACTGCCTGCCGCCGTACGCCGCCACCCGGCTGCTGGCCACTACCTGCGTCC TGTTCCTGACATGGGTGAACTGCTCCAGTGTGCGCTGGGCCACGAGGATCCAGGATGTGTTCACGGTTGGCAAACTGCTGGCTCTGGGCCTCATCATCATTGTGGGACTGGTTCAAATTGGCCGAG GCTACTACGACGCGCTGGTGCCCAGTGCGGCCTTCGAGTTCAGTCAGGAACCGTCCGTTGGCCAGATCGCGCTGGCCTTTCTGCAGGCGTCATTCGCTTACAGCGGCTGGAACTTCCTCAACTACGTCACCGAGGAGGTGGTCGACCCGCGCAA GAACCTGCCCCGTGCCATTTATATCTCCATCCCGTTGGTGACGCTGGTGTACACCATGACCAACATCGCCTACTTCTCCTCCATGACCCCCGAGGAGCTGCTGGCGTCCAATGCCGTGGCAGTG ACTTTTGGTGAAAAGCTGCTGGGCATGTTCTCTTGGGTCATGCCCATTTCTGTGGCCCTCTCCACCTTTGGCGGCATCAACGGCTATCTCTTTACCTCTTCCAG GTTATGTTTCTCGGGGGCCAGGGAGGGTCACCTGCCGTACTTGCTGGCCATGATCCACTTAAAGAACTGCACGCCCATTCCCGCCCTGCTGGTCTGC tgctttgccaccatcgtCATCCTGTGCATCGGTGAGACGCACAACCTGATCAACTATGTGTCCTTCATCAATTATCTGTCGTACGGCGTCACCATCGCCAGCCTGCTCTACCTCCGCAAGAAGAAGCCGGACCTGATGCGCCCAATCAAG GTGAACCTGCTGATCCCCATCGCTTACATGCTCTTCTGGGTGGTGCTGCTGTGCTTCAGCCTGTACTCCGAGCCGGTGGTGTGCGGCCTGGGCATGGTCATCATGCTCACCGGCGTGCCCGTCTACTTTGTGGGCGTCTGGTGGAAGAACAAACCCAAGTGGATTTACAAAGTCACAG AGAAACTGACCTACATGGGCCAGAAGGCTTGCTACGTGATGTTCCCTCAGGAGGACCCCGATGAGGCCCAACCACTCACGTCGTCCAAAGACAGAGACTGA